DNA sequence from the Amycolatopsis sp. Hca4 genome:
CACTTCCAGTGGCCTCAAGGGCTGACCCGCCCCATCCCGGATCGGATTTCCATGACTGCCAAGATCACCTTCGTCGGCGCGGGCAGCGTCGTGTTCACCCAGGGCCTGCTCGCGGACCTGTTCGCCTACCCGGAGCTGGCCGGCGTGCACGTCGCCCTGCACGACATCGACCCGGACCGGCTGGCCACCGCGCTGGCCGCGGCCGAGCGGATCGCCGCCGTGCGCGGCGCCAAGCCCGTGCTGACCGCGCACGCGGACCGCCGGGAAGCGCTGGCGGACGCGGACTTCGTCGTCAACATCGTCCAGATCGGGATGGCGGCGGCGACCCGCACAGACTTCGAAGTCCCGGAACGCTTCGGCCTGCACCAGACCATCGGGGACACCCTCGGCATCGGCGGGATCTTCCGCGCGCTGCGGACGTTCCCGTTCCTGAAGGAACTCGGGGCCGACATCGCCGACGTCTGCCCGGACGCGTGGCTCCTGAACTACACGAACCCGATGGCGATGAACGTCCAGTACCTGAGCGAGGCCACCGGGCTGACCAAGGTCGTCGGGCTCTGCCACTCGGTGTACTGGACGGTGCACGGGCTCGCGGAGCTCGTCGGGGTGCCGTTCGGCGAGGTCACCTACGTGGCGGCCGGCGTCAACCACCAGGCGTGGGTGCTGCGGTTCGAGCACGCGGGCGCCGACCTCTACCCGCGGCTGCGCGAGCTGGCCGAGTCCGACGCGCAGCTGCGGCGGCGCGTCCGGTTCGACATGCTGCGGCGGCTCGGCTACTACCCGACGGAGACCAGCGAGCACTCCGCCGAGTACGTGCCCTGGTACCTGAAGCACGACAGCGAGGTCGAACGCCTGCGGTTGCCGGTCGGCGCCTACCTCGGCATCGTCGCGGAGAACGAGGCCGAGTACGAGCGGACCCGCCGGGCGATCGCGGCCGGGGAGCCGTTGCCCGTCGAAGGCACCGGCGAGTACGCGCCGCAGATCGTCCACAGCCTGGTCACCGGCACCCCGCGGACCGTGTACGGCAACGTCGTCAACCGCGGCCTGATCGAGAACCTGCCCGCCGGCGGCGTGGTGGAGGTGCCGTGCCTGGTCGACGGAACCGGCGTCCGGCCGACCCGGATCGGCGCGCTGCCGCCGCAGCTCGCCGCGCTCAACCGGACGTACCTGAGCGTCGACGACCTGGTCGTGCGCGCGGCCGTCGAGGACGACCCCTGCCACATCCGCCACGCGGCGATGACCGACCCGGCCACGGCGGCCACCCTGCCGGTGCCGAAGATCTTCGAGCTGTGCGACGAGCTGGTCCGCGCCCACGGCGACCGGCTGCAGCCCGCTTTGCGGGCCGTTCTCGGAAGCTGACGCGGTTTGCTGCGCGCCTGCCGGTGCGCAGCGAACCTGTCACATGAGAGCGCTCCCAGAAGGCCACGGCTTAACCGGTTCACCGTCCGGGCGCGCCGAGCAGTTCCCTACGCCGGACAGCCTTCGGCAGTAGGCCGAACCGCGTACCTCGGTCACCGACGCTTTACACCCGGCGTCCCGCTCTTTAACCTTCGCTCTGGAAGCGCTCCCAGTTGCGAGGAGGCGGTGTGCGTTCTTCAACGGCGAAGGCGACAGCCCGGGCGATCGTGGCCTTGCTCGTGCTCGGCCTGACTCTGGTCGTCCCGGGGCCGCCGGCCGGCGCCGCGGGGAAGTTCAACTACGGCGAGGCACTGCAGAAGGCCGTCTGGTTCTACGACGCCCAGCGCTCCGGCGCCCTGCCCGCCGACAACCGCGTCTCGTGGCGCGGCCCGTCCGCCCTCGACGACGGCAAGGACGCCGGCCTCGACCTCACCGGCGGCTTCTACGACGCCGGCGACCACGTCAAGTTCGGGTTGCCGTTCGAGTTCAGCATGACCATGCTCGCCTGGGGCGCGCTGGAGAACCGCACCGCCTACCAGAACTCCGGCCAGTGGCCGTACCTGCTGTCGAACCTGCGCTGGGGTGCCGACTGGCTGATCAAGGCGCATCCGCAGCCCGACGTGCTCTACGGCCAGGTCGGCAAGGGCGACGACGACCACAAGTGGTGGGGTCCCGCCGAGACGATGACCATGGCGCGGCCGGCGTACCGCATC
Encoded proteins:
- a CDS encoding alpha-glucosidase/alpha-galactosidase, giving the protein MTAKITFVGAGSVVFTQGLLADLFAYPELAGVHVALHDIDPDRLATALAAAERIAAVRGAKPVLTAHADRREALADADFVVNIVQIGMAAATRTDFEVPERFGLHQTIGDTLGIGGIFRALRTFPFLKELGADIADVCPDAWLLNYTNPMAMNVQYLSEATGLTKVVGLCHSVYWTVHGLAELVGVPFGEVTYVAAGVNHQAWVLRFEHAGADLYPRLRELAESDAQLRRRVRFDMLRRLGYYPTETSEHSAEYVPWYLKHDSEVERLRLPVGAYLGIVAENEAEYERTRRAIAAGEPLPVEGTGEYAPQIVHSLVTGTPRTVYGNVVNRGLIENLPAGGVVEVPCLVDGTGVRPTRIGALPPQLAALNRTYLSVDDLVVRAAVEDDPCHIRHAAMTDPATAATLPVPKIFELCDELVRAHGDRLQPALRAVLGS